Proteins co-encoded in one Bremerella sp. TYQ1 genomic window:
- a CDS encoding Flp family type IVb pilin, protein MILKLFRNRKGQGLVEYGLIIAGVALICAAAVSVFGHKTSDLIAAVATVLPGAHVDDNGPIASGKLIETTSAEEGTIALDAQGIAANSETPRLGVNVGLNTTPRNAFGGLVLEAGE, encoded by the coding sequence ATGATTTTGAAGCTTTTCCGAAACCGTAAGGGGCAGGGTTTAGTCGAATACGGTTTGATCATCGCTGGCGTGGCCCTAATCTGTGCTGCAGCTGTTTCCGTCTTCGGTCACAAAACCAGCGACCTGATCGCTGCTGTTGCTACCGTTTTGCCAGGGGCTCATGTTGACGATAACGGCCCGATCGCCAGTGGCAAACTTATTGAAACCACGTCAGCCGAAGAAGGCACGATTGCGTTGGATGCTCAAGGAATTGCAGCAAATTCCGAGACCCCGCGTCTAGGTGTAAATGTCGGCCTAAATACGACTCCTCGTAACGCATTTGGCGGTTTGGTGCTGGAAGCGGGCGAGTAG
- a CDS encoding DUF1559 domain-containing protein, producing MCICSDKKTGFTLVEVLVVIGILGLLLALLLPAIQQSREAARQGQCKSQLRQLGIGLLNHHDVHGKFPPGWTGKSESVEHDVLGPTGWGWAAHLLPFIEQDNLANRIALDWLILHPANDVVRTQAIGLFHCPSDIDTPPLQFVDHGISLYELPESNYVANFGLGRPSGCDSLAFTGQQCDGGAIRGPFHHNSKVKLADFYYGSSNTVLVGERGSSKSENQAAATWIGAGPGIAYPFARILGTSSIGLNHDESVDNFRSWHPGGVFFVYGDAHVEMLRDQIEADVLAKATSIDLISESIQGFVDDLGNTGGGSSPGDDGSHGDYPPGDDGGVNPVPGDPPTGEYVPPSLVRPPRGGSGDGLCPICGEDTEYWWLHIDGFRDHKKPIVPAPR from the coding sequence GTGTGCATCTGCAGCGATAAGAAAACCGGCTTCACGCTTGTCGAAGTCCTTGTCGTTATTGGAATCTTAGGACTCCTTCTCGCATTGTTATTGCCTGCGATCCAGCAGAGTCGCGAAGCTGCACGTCAGGGACAGTGCAAAAGCCAGCTGCGTCAGTTAGGAATTGGACTCCTCAATCATCACGATGTTCATGGTAAATTCCCCCCTGGCTGGACGGGAAAATCAGAGTCTGTCGAGCACGACGTTTTGGGCCCAACCGGTTGGGGATGGGCGGCGCATTTGCTCCCATTTATTGAGCAAGACAATTTGGCCAATCGAATTGCCTTGGATTGGCTTATTCTGCATCCAGCTAATGATGTCGTGAGAACACAGGCAATCGGTTTGTTTCATTGTCCGTCTGACATCGATACTCCACCACTTCAATTCGTCGATCACGGTATTTCTTTATACGAGTTGCCAGAGTCTAACTACGTCGCAAACTTTGGGCTAGGAAGACCGTCTGGATGTGATTCGCTCGCATTTACCGGGCAACAATGCGACGGCGGCGCAATTCGAGGTCCTTTCCACCACAACAGCAAAGTAAAGCTTGCCGACTTCTACTACGGTTCGTCCAATACCGTGCTCGTAGGCGAACGTGGATCCTCTAAATCTGAGAACCAAGCCGCCGCAACATGGATCGGAGCGGGACCAGGTATTGCGTATCCATTTGCCCGAATCCTGGGGACATCATCCATTGGACTAAATCACGACGAATCGGTCGACAATTTTCGAAGTTGGCATCCAGGAGGTGTCTTCTTTGTTTACGGCGATGCCCACGTCGAAATGCTACGAGACCAAATTGAAGCTGACGTCCTCGCCAAGGCTACAAGTATTGATTTGATCAGTGAATCGATTCAAGGCTTCGTGGACGACTTGGGTAACACCGGGGGAGGCAGTTCCCCCGGCGATGATGGCTCGCATGGAGATTATCCACCGGGCGACGATGGTGGCGTGAATCCTGTGCCGGGAGACCCGCCGACAGGAGAGTATGTGCCTCCTTCACTCGTCAGACCGCCTCGAGGAGGGTCCGGCGACGGCCTCTGCCCTATCTGCGGCGAAGACACAGAGTATTGGTGGCTCCATATCGATGGGTTTCGTGACCATAAGAAACCGATTGTTCCTGCTCCAAGGTAG
- a CDS encoding TadE/TadG family type IV pilus assembly protein: MNTQRKGQSLVEFALVALVLYLLLGAIFTFGHALYVAQQVQLSADLLAREVSRTPASVTAPSLREVLRTETIEDSLFRESLLIYEYSEGENLAETIQSWPLVNRQLSVVMVDDGETFRIPGARERQIGGQTRIQIARTFDADFSEDGDWIDVVEELVDESGDSVFPPMTDRGGVVALRINYPVHSAFLTAMESPLADSQFGDPNTKFIEVSNPSSEFNVGAPNRLDPRVELYGGENGLGRQYEWGTQVRPYRRIVTGQAIYRREIFTP; the protein is encoded by the coding sequence ATGAATACGCAAAGGAAAGGTCAATCCCTGGTCGAATTCGCCCTTGTTGCGTTGGTGCTTTACCTCCTGCTAGGGGCAATTTTTACCTTCGGACATGCTCTTTACGTGGCACAGCAAGTGCAGTTATCGGCCGATCTTTTGGCTAGAGAGGTTTCTCGAACCCCAGCCAGCGTAACAGCACCAAGTTTACGAGAAGTTCTTAGAACCGAGACCATTGAGGATTCGCTCTTCAGGGAATCGCTTCTGATTTACGAGTACAGCGAGGGAGAAAACCTTGCTGAGACAATTCAATCTTGGCCTTTGGTCAATCGACAGCTTTCCGTTGTCATGGTCGACGACGGTGAAACGTTTCGTATTCCTGGAGCGCGAGAACGGCAAATTGGTGGTCAGACCCGGATTCAAATTGCTAGAACCTTTGACGCGGACTTCTCCGAAGATGGCGACTGGATCGATGTAGTCGAGGAACTGGTCGATGAGTCAGGCGATAGCGTTTTCCCTCCGATGACCGATCGTGGTGGTGTTGTTGCTCTTCGTATCAATTACCCGGTGCACTCCGCATTTTTGACGGCAATGGAGTCGCCTCTTGCTGACTCCCAGTTCGGTGATCCAAACACCAAGTTCATCGAAGTTTCAAACCCAAGTTCAGAGTTTAACGTTGGTGCTCCCAATCGACTTGACCCAAGAGTTGAACTTTATGGCGGTGAGAATGGACTCGGACGTCAATATGAATGGGGCACACAAGTGAGGCCATATCGACGGATCGTAACTGGCCAGGCGATCTATCGCAGAGAAATATTTACGCCTTAA
- a CDS encoding Tad domain-containing protein: MLVLFAMLLWIVLGMAALVIDLGLARVHFRQMQSATDTAAIAGLREELTGDSNRDKPRWLAAQTFHPNIDQNFESYATQQSVLSINNDLPPSGGVVEDPRGKRWIPNLASNAENVPNGDLEYSETERTFIARIRRSAVAPVDGVRNDSMPQPYLFGRATIRTPSRPSEAIYRGICLRSASIASITPALAMGPPIVKQDGEPVGGVQYAASLDEWNDSIVHAIIIAEGKLPSWYSVGNIAPDQELDPATSPTGYVAIYAPSVSDRIVGFGFVIDGEPQAGHVAETNATNRLLLDAEGDDRPSLEEYHQLLSLSQDNFVQTYCLSLTPANEFLED; this comes from the coding sequence GTGCTGGTTTTATTTGCTATGTTGCTTTGGATAGTTCTTGGAATGGCGGCATTAGTCATTGATTTGGGATTGGCGAGAGTCCACTTTCGACAGATGCAGTCGGCAACCGATACTGCCGCAATCGCAGGACTTCGAGAAGAGCTCACGGGCGACTCGAACCGAGATAAGCCGCGCTGGCTGGCAGCTCAAACTTTTCACCCAAACATCGATCAGAACTTCGAATCGTACGCTACTCAGCAATCTGTTTTGAGCATTAATAATGATTTACCACCATCAGGAGGCGTCGTAGAAGATCCCCGCGGAAAGCGATGGATACCTAATCTCGCGTCGAATGCTGAAAACGTTCCCAACGGAGACTTAGAGTACAGCGAAACTGAGAGAACTTTCATAGCCCGCATAAGACGCTCGGCAGTCGCTCCGGTTGATGGTGTTCGAAATGATTCTATGCCGCAGCCATACCTTTTCGGACGTGCGACAATCCGCACACCGTCAAGACCAAGCGAGGCGATCTATCGGGGAATATGCCTTAGATCAGCTTCAATCGCCTCGATCACTCCTGCATTGGCGATGGGACCGCCTATTGTAAAGCAAGATGGAGAGCCTGTTGGCGGCGTTCAATACGCGGCTTCACTCGACGAATGGAACGATTCAATTGTTCATGCAATCATTATCGCGGAAGGCAAACTACCCAGTTGGTATAGCGTTGGCAACATCGCTCCTGACCAAGAATTAGACCCAGCAACTTCTCCAACTGGATACGTTGCCATTTATGCTCCTTCCGTTTCGGATCGCATCGTCGGATTTGGCTTTGTGATAGATGGCGAGCCTCAGGCCGGTCACGTGGCTGAAACAAATGCGACAAATCGATTGTTGCTCGACGCTGAGGGTGATGACCGTCCAAGTCTCGAGGAATACCACCAACTCCTTAGCTTGTCTCAAGATAACTTTGTCCAGACTTATTGCCTATCGTTGACCCCCGCGAATGAATTCTTAGAAGACTAA
- a CDS encoding prepilin peptidase, producing MTVDWTILVPLCVLAIATVCDLRTREIPDWLSIVLLCWGLVAKVIGWIELPWIALTLGFGLGVIATLPFFWLGALGGGDVKLITTLGWVIGPIGLLITLLAMAIAGGVLAIIAALRGQKDYAYVPAILAGLVGCGILEWIYKVDIV from the coding sequence GTGACGGTTGATTGGACAATTTTGGTGCCCTTGTGCGTGCTGGCGATCGCAACTGTCTGTGATCTACGGACGCGAGAGATACCAGATTGGCTTTCCATTGTCCTGCTGTGCTGGGGGTTGGTTGCCAAGGTGATTGGTTGGATTGAACTCCCTTGGATAGCCCTGACTCTAGGCTTCGGCTTAGGTGTGATTGCTACGTTACCCTTCTTCTGGCTCGGCGCTCTGGGAGGGGGAGACGTGAAATTGATCACAACTTTGGGTTGGGTGATCGGTCCAATTGGGCTATTGATAACGCTTCTGGCCATGGCCATAGCTGGCGGAGTTCTGGCAATTATTGCCGCATTGCGTGGCCAGAAAGACTACGCCTACGTACCGGCAATCTTAGCAGGTCTAGTGGGTTGTGGAATATTGGAATGGATTTACAAGGTAGACATCGTATAG
- a CDS encoding NAD(P)/FAD-dependent oxidoreductase — protein sequence MIADDKEQSFQDEFDVIVVGAGAAGVGVGVALLHAGIENFLILDRHEVGASFARWPKEMRFITPSFPTNSVGMLDINAVAIGTSPAFSLQEEHPNGRQYAAFLQNVAEFFQLPVRVGTEVNEIVARHRGYLVKTNEGKLHARFVIWAGGEFQYPQDRPFPGSEHCIHNASVKSWKELPADDCLVIGGYESGIDAAVHLAKSGKKVTVLDRSENAPWKRDDSDPSTSLSTYTVQRLRQKDVADRVRLVSGVDVYEVEKGTDEYRVLCTSGETFASKTSPILATGFRGSVRLVSSLFESREEDGFPLLTNSDESTIAPGLFLVGPMVRHDQHVFCFIYKFRQRFAVVAKAIADRLGLPAEQLEMYRQWGMYLDDLSCCGEDCAC from the coding sequence ATGATAGCCGATGACAAGGAGCAGTCTTTCCAGGACGAGTTTGATGTAATCGTCGTCGGCGCCGGTGCGGCGGGTGTGGGAGTCGGGGTTGCGCTATTGCATGCAGGCATCGAGAACTTCCTGATTCTCGACCGTCATGAAGTGGGAGCGTCCTTCGCTCGTTGGCCCAAAGAAATGCGGTTTATCACGCCGTCGTTTCCCACGAACTCGGTAGGCATGCTCGATATCAACGCAGTCGCCATAGGGACTTCGCCGGCATTTAGCTTGCAGGAAGAGCATCCAAACGGGCGACAATATGCTGCATTCCTGCAGAATGTCGCAGAGTTCTTTCAGCTACCGGTTCGCGTCGGTACGGAAGTCAACGAGATCGTGGCACGTCATCGCGGTTACTTAGTCAAGACGAACGAGGGTAAGCTGCATGCACGCTTTGTGATCTGGGCAGGCGGTGAATTTCAGTATCCACAGGATCGGCCATTCCCTGGAAGCGAGCATTGTATCCACAATGCCAGCGTGAAATCATGGAAAGAACTGCCTGCGGACGATTGCCTTGTTATAGGTGGTTATGAGAGCGGGATTGATGCGGCCGTTCATCTTGCTAAGTCGGGTAAGAAGGTCACCGTCCTAGACCGATCTGAAAATGCTCCATGGAAGCGAGATGATAGTGACCCAAGCACGAGCTTGTCGACGTACACCGTTCAAAGGCTTCGACAAAAAGACGTGGCGGACCGGGTTCGGCTTGTCAGTGGCGTCGACGTCTACGAGGTCGAAAAAGGAACCGACGAGTATCGCGTTCTATGCACGTCAGGCGAGACATTTGCCTCGAAGACCTCACCTATCTTGGCCACAGGGTTTCGTGGAAGCGTTCGCTTAGTTTCCAGCCTGTTTGAGTCGCGAGAAGAAGATGGCTTCCCTCTTCTTACCAATAGCGACGAGTCAACAATCGCTCCAGGACTTTTTCTTGTCGGACCGATGGTACGTCACGACCAGCATGTCTTCTGCTTTATTTACAAGTTTAGACAGCGATTTGCGGTCGTTGCCAAGGCGATTGCTGACCGGTTGGGGCTTCCCGCCGAGCAGTTGGAAATGTATCGCCAATGGGGCATGTATCTCGATGATCTCTCCTGCTGTGGCGAAGACTGCGCCTGCTAG
- a CDS encoding AAA family ATPase: MSTKPQVLTVTRDPKLRDELQDLLSSFEDRSFVVVAAQDNRQAVEIARTRHPEIALVEMRDNSLPIQSFAREMSAVSPNTTVVGVIRDGAFSGSTSESQVVIDVLRSGVKDFLHYPFSLGELDELVRRVEKSAQKAPAKLGAVVAFVSNKGGVGKSTLAINTAVGLAQQFPGQVLLVDASLQLGVAASMLDLRPSATLTEAAKEQSRLDTTLIQEMAVTHSSGLHLLAAPRDAVEAAKVDEEVMTQVLSLARRSYNYVVVDTFPVFDAISLAILDLTSRAFVVTENVIPTLLGTAKLIELLEKFSYPADQTEIILNRQQRVSGSLSPSDIATRLRRPIDWVFPYDRNVIGAANTGIPIATTARGYFGFGRELKRFINEVAKTRGELHANGVAFPVNGNSSQDVKNGHGLLEVQLKEHR, translated from the coding sequence GTGTCCACCAAACCTCAAGTACTTACCGTTACCCGGGACCCAAAGTTACGAGACGAATTGCAAGATTTGTTGTCGTCGTTCGAGGATCGCTCGTTCGTCGTGGTAGCCGCTCAAGACAATCGTCAAGCTGTCGAGATCGCTCGCACTCGCCATCCGGAAATTGCATTGGTTGAGATGCGAGATAATAGTTTGCCGATTCAATCGTTTGCGAGAGAGATGTCTGCCGTTTCTCCAAACACGACAGTTGTCGGCGTAATCAGGGACGGGGCATTCTCTGGGAGCACGTCTGAAAGTCAGGTCGTAATTGATGTGCTGAGGAGCGGCGTGAAGGATTTCCTTCACTATCCATTCTCGCTTGGAGAACTTGATGAGTTAGTCCGACGCGTAGAGAAGAGTGCTCAGAAGGCGCCGGCGAAACTTGGAGCTGTAGTTGCCTTTGTTAGCAACAAAGGCGGTGTTGGCAAATCTACCTTGGCCATTAACACCGCGGTTGGACTTGCTCAGCAGTTCCCTGGACAAGTATTGCTGGTCGATGCATCACTACAACTTGGAGTTGCTGCGTCGATGCTTGATCTCCGGCCTTCGGCAACCCTCACGGAAGCGGCAAAGGAACAGAGCCGTTTGGATACCACGCTCATTCAAGAGATGGCGGTAACTCACTCGTCTGGACTCCATTTGTTGGCGGCGCCAAGAGATGCCGTCGAGGCAGCAAAGGTCGATGAGGAAGTCATGACGCAAGTCTTGTCACTTGCTCGCCGCTCTTACAACTACGTAGTTGTCGATACGTTTCCCGTATTTGATGCGATTTCATTGGCAATTCTTGATTTGACATCACGGGCTTTTGTTGTCACAGAAAACGTCATTCCAACTCTTCTTGGAACGGCCAAGCTAATTGAGCTCCTCGAGAAGTTCTCCTATCCAGCAGATCAAACGGAGATCATTTTAAATCGTCAGCAACGCGTATCGGGGAGTTTAAGTCCAAGCGACATTGCAACAAGACTTCGGCGTCCGATTGACTGGGTGTTTCCATACGATCGAAACGTTATTGGTGCTGCAAACACAGGCATTCCCATCGCGACAACGGCTCGAGGCTACTTTGGGTTTGGACGCGAACTTAAGCGTTTCATAAATGAAGTAGCGAAGACACGCGGTGAGCTACATGCCAACGGTGTTGCATTTCCGGTTAATGGAAACTCGAGCCAAGATGTGAAAAATGGTCACGGTCTCCTGGAAGTTCAGCTGAAGGAGCATCGATGA
- a CDS encoding nucleoside recognition domain-containing protein: protein MSKLLTESACQTVLVVGMESAGKSTLVSSLAGLPANVANFRGSTVAVDRYQTDGLVFMDTPGIFRQSDTETTRHALNALGEHETVVLVAQATQLDDDLTELLPLVNGKKGIVVVSYWDKVQPGEAAMEALERLSNESGVPFIAVDGRCLKERQLRKIREALQTPAEFANSHLKSRAGWRIEPKPGILEHRILGPLFATAMLVLPAFATIFGANELANILHPIVETWLEPLVASIQSTWPGWLRVLVTNKTDGFGYGLLDMGPFLLVWALPTVVLFSVILGVYKTTGLVERINIALHPYVRPIGLSGRDIVRIMMGFGCNVPAVVSTRACSGCSRDTAVAAIAFGAACSYQLPATLAVLSSAANQLGNSPALLSLAYLSYLFLTTVIFLRLSSTRTGRDELNILMTPRRPFMQWPTIGALWRESRSTIQQFFFQAMPIFVVICIIASLLAQLGVLDAMSSSIGPVMAIFNLPAEASLPVILSSIRKDGIFLFAGDQGFTTPMSAAQVLTAVYLAGVLLPCLVTALTIARETNWRKAAWLLLRQGGFAVAFSLILAWGASWIL from the coding sequence ATGTCCAAGCTATTGACCGAGTCAGCCTGCCAAACAGTATTGGTTGTTGGCATGGAAAGCGCTGGCAAGTCGACTCTTGTCTCATCGCTGGCAGGCTTACCGGCGAACGTTGCCAATTTCCGTGGATCCACCGTCGCGGTAGATCGCTACCAGACGGATGGCCTCGTGTTTATGGATACCCCGGGTATCTTTCGGCAATCGGATACTGAGACTACTCGACATGCATTGAATGCTCTAGGAGAGCATGAAACGGTAGTGCTCGTGGCGCAGGCCACGCAGCTTGACGACGACTTAACTGAGTTACTCCCATTGGTCAACGGAAAGAAAGGGATAGTCGTTGTCTCCTACTGGGACAAAGTTCAGCCTGGCGAAGCGGCCATGGAAGCACTTGAACGTCTTTCGAATGAGTCTGGCGTCCCTTTTATCGCGGTTGACGGCCGCTGCTTAAAAGAACGTCAGCTACGAAAGATCCGAGAAGCGTTGCAAACACCAGCAGAGTTTGCGAACAGTCACTTAAAATCACGTGCAGGATGGCGGATCGAACCTAAGCCTGGCATCTTGGAGCATCGCATTTTGGGACCATTGTTCGCAACCGCAATGCTGGTTCTACCTGCATTTGCAACTATCTTTGGTGCGAACGAACTGGCTAATATCCTGCACCCAATCGTTGAGACGTGGCTTGAGCCACTTGTGGCTTCGATTCAATCCACTTGGCCGGGTTGGCTGCGAGTGCTTGTGACCAACAAGACCGATGGGTTTGGCTATGGTTTGCTTGATATGGGGCCATTTCTACTTGTCTGGGCGCTACCCACGGTCGTTTTGTTCTCTGTCATTCTCGGCGTCTACAAGACTACCGGACTCGTTGAACGAATCAATATTGCTCTTCATCCCTACGTCCGACCAATTGGACTAAGTGGAAGAGATATCGTCAGAATCATGATGGGGTTCGGCTGCAACGTTCCCGCTGTTGTTAGTACACGTGCCTGCTCCGGATGCTCGCGAGATACGGCCGTAGCGGCAATTGCTTTTGGCGCGGCTTGCAGCTACCAACTTCCGGCTACGCTCGCAGTTTTATCATCAGCAGCGAATCAGCTTGGCAATAGTCCCGCACTGCTAAGTCTCGCGTACTTGTCCTATCTTTTTCTTACCACAGTGATATTTCTAAGACTGTCATCGACACGCACCGGCCGAGACGAACTGAACATCTTGATGACTCCCCGACGCCCATTCATGCAGTGGCCAACTATTGGAGCGTTATGGCGTGAATCTCGTTCAACGATCCAGCAGTTCTTTTTTCAGGCGATGCCTATCTTTGTAGTGATCTGTATCATCGCATCGCTCTTGGCGCAACTGGGAGTTCTTGACGCGATGTCAAGCAGCATTGGTCCTGTAATGGCAATCTTTAATCTACCAGCGGAGGCTTCCCTGCCGGTTATTCTGTCATCGATTCGAAAGGATGGGATTTTTCTTTTCGCAGGCGACCAAGGATTTACGACTCCTATGTCGGCAGCTCAGGTACTTACAGCGGTCTATCTGGCTGGCGTACTGCTGCCATGCTTGGTGACAGCTCTCACTATTGCCAGAGAAACAAACTGGCGGAAAGCAGCTTGGCTACTTCTACGCCAGGGTGGATTCGCTGTGGCATTCTCATTGATTCTTGCCTGGGGAGCATCGTGGATTCTGTGA